The following proteins are co-located in the Thermus thermophilus HB8 genome:
- the ispG gene encoding flavodoxin-dependent (E)-4-hydroxy-3-methylbut-2-enyl-diphosphate synthase gives MEGMRRPTPTVYVGRVPIGGAHPIAVQSMTNTPTRDVEATTAQVLELHRAGSEIVRLTVNDEEAAKAVPEIKRRLLAEGAEVPLVGDFHFNGHLLLRKYPKMAEALDKFRINPGTLGRGRHKDEHFAEMIRIAMDLGKPVRIGANWGSLDPALLTELMDRNARRPEPKSAHEVVLEALVESAVRAYEAALEMGLGEDKLVLSAKVSKARDLVWVYRELARRTQAPLHLGLTEAGMGVKGIVASAAALAPLLLEGIGDTIRVSLTPAPGEPRTKEVEVAQEILQALGLRAFAPEVTSCPGCGRTTSTFFQELAEEVSRRLKERLPEWRARYPGVEELKVAVMGCVVNGPGESKHAHIGISLPGAGEEPKAPVYADGKLLTILKGEGIAEEFLRLVEDYVKTRFAPKA, from the coding sequence ATGGAGGGGATGAGGCGACCTACCCCCACGGTCTATGTGGGCCGCGTCCCCATAGGGGGCGCCCACCCCATCGCCGTGCAGTCCATGACCAACACCCCCACCCGGGACGTGGAGGCCACCACCGCCCAGGTCCTGGAGCTCCACCGGGCGGGAAGCGAGATCGTGCGCCTCACGGTGAACGACGAGGAGGCGGCGAAGGCCGTGCCCGAGATCAAGAGGAGGCTCCTCGCCGAGGGGGCGGAGGTGCCCCTGGTGGGCGACTTCCACTTCAACGGGCACCTCCTCCTGCGCAAGTACCCAAAGATGGCCGAGGCCCTGGACAAGTTCCGCATCAACCCGGGCACCCTGGGGCGGGGGCGGCACAAGGACGAGCACTTCGCCGAGATGATCCGCATCGCCATGGACCTGGGGAAGCCCGTGAGGATCGGGGCCAACTGGGGAAGCCTAGACCCCGCCCTCCTCACCGAGCTCATGGACCGAAACGCCAGACGCCCCGAGCCCAAAAGCGCCCACGAGGTGGTCCTCGAGGCCCTGGTGGAAAGCGCCGTGCGCGCTTATGAAGCCGCCTTGGAGATGGGCCTCGGGGAGGACAAGCTCGTCCTCTCCGCCAAGGTCTCCAAGGCGCGCGACCTGGTGTGGGTCTACCGGGAGCTCGCCCGCCGCACCCAAGCCCCCCTCCACCTGGGCCTCACCGAGGCGGGGATGGGGGTGAAGGGGATCGTGGCCTCGGCCGCCGCCTTAGCCCCTCTCCTCCTGGAGGGCATCGGGGACACCATCCGGGTCTCCCTTACCCCGGCCCCGGGCGAGCCCCGGACCAAGGAGGTGGAGGTGGCCCAGGAGATCCTCCAGGCCCTGGGGCTTCGCGCCTTCGCCCCCGAGGTGACGAGCTGCCCCGGGTGCGGCCGCACCACCAGCACCTTCTTCCAGGAGCTCGCCGAGGAGGTCTCCCGCCGCCTCAAGGAAAGGCTTCCCGAGTGGCGGGCCCGCTACCCCGGGGTGGAGGAGCTCAAGGTGGCGGTGATGGGCTGCGTGGTGAACGGCCCCGGGGAGAGCAAGCACGCCCACATCGGCATCTCCCTCCCGGGGGCGGGGGAGGAGCCCAAGGCCCCGGTCTACGCCGACGGCAAGCTCCTCACCATCCTCAAGGGGGAGGGAATCGCCGAGGAGTTCCTTAGGCTCGTGGAGGACTACGTCAAGACGCGCTTCGCCCCCAAGGCCTGA
- the tgt gene encoding tRNA guanosine(34) transglycosylase Tgt: MDPFRFQVEARAGRARVGRLFTPHGAVETPLFMPVGTAGSVKGLMPKDLEAIGSQVLLTNTYHLLLRPGPERVRALGGLHGFAGWKGPWLTDSGGFQVMSLGHMRRIDEEGVVFQSHLDGRLIKLTPERSIAVQEALGADLIMAFDECPPYPSPREYLEASLERTLRWLERSLKAKTRPDQALFGIAQGGTDPELRRRSTLETIRFDLPGYAIGGLAVGEPKEAMFAMVELSTRLLPEDRPRYLMGVGHPEDLVAAMGLGVDLFDCVYPTRTGRFGSALVPEGRLNLKNARFLEDRRPLEEGCDCYTCQTFGRAYLAHLVRAGEMLGGILLSLHNLRHLHRLTEAARQAIREGRYGDFAREFARRRFGREVPPWFREALAAGGHG, encoded by the coding sequence ATGGACCCCTTCCGCTTCCAGGTGGAGGCCCGCGCGGGCAGGGCCCGGGTGGGGAGGCTCTTCACCCCCCACGGGGCGGTGGAGACCCCCCTCTTCATGCCCGTGGGCACGGCGGGCTCGGTGAAGGGCCTTATGCCCAAGGACCTCGAGGCCATCGGAAGCCAGGTCCTCCTCACCAACACCTACCACCTCCTCCTCCGCCCGGGCCCCGAAAGGGTGAGGGCCCTCGGGGGGCTTCACGGCTTCGCGGGGTGGAAAGGCCCTTGGCTTACGGACTCCGGGGGCTTCCAGGTGATGAGCCTCGGACACATGCGCCGCATTGACGAGGAGGGGGTGGTCTTCCAAAGCCACCTGGACGGGCGCCTCATCAAGCTCACCCCGGAAAGGAGCATCGCCGTGCAGGAGGCTTTGGGGGCCGACCTCATCATGGCCTTTGACGAGTGCCCCCCCTACCCCTCCCCCCGGGAGTACCTCGAGGCCTCCCTGGAGCGCACCCTCCGCTGGCTGGAGCGGAGCCTCAAGGCCAAGACCCGGCCCGACCAGGCCCTCTTCGGCATCGCCCAGGGGGGGACGGACCCCGAGCTCAGGCGCCGCTCCACCCTGGAGACGATCCGGTTTGACCTCCCGGGCTACGCCATCGGGGGCCTGGCCGTGGGGGAGCCCAAGGAGGCCATGTTCGCCATGGTGGAGCTCTCCACCCGCCTCCTCCCCGAGGACCGCCCCCGCTACCTCATGGGGGTCGGCCACCCCGAGGACCTGGTGGCGGCCATGGGGCTTGGGGTGGACCTCTTTGACTGCGTCTACCCCACCCGCACGGGCCGCTTCGGGAGCGCCCTGGTGCCGGAGGGGCGGCTCAACCTGAAAAACGCCCGCTTCCTCGAGGACAGGCGCCCCCTGGAGGAGGGGTGCGACTGCTACACCTGCCAGACCTTTGGCCGCGCCTACCTCGCCCACCTGGTGCGCGCCGGGGAGATGCTCGGGGGGATCCTCCTCTCCCTCCACAACCTGCGCCACCTCCACCGCCTCACCGAGGCCGCCCGGCAGGCCATCCGCGAGGGGCGTTACGGGGACTTCGCCCGGGAGTTCGCCAGGAGGCGCTTCGGCCGGGAGGTGCCCCCCTGGTTCCGCGAGGCCCTGGCCGCCGGGGGCCACGGGTAA
- a CDS encoding AI-2E family transporter, with amino-acid sequence MREAFLKVWENPYVRVAAYLLFFYGLFLLVARAWPALSVLLTAFAFAYLVHPLVQALERRRLPRAVGVVLVYLLLGLFLALASFLAAQTVVELSRLARDLPRLLDPLLAWLVALPDRAQAVPVPESLRPVLEELTRNLRGLLQGFLEALVRWLQGLLAQGGSLLGFFTSLLGGVFQLFTALILSAYFLYDLPRLGRAALAVFPEPYQPLAQDLAAKLNASVGGYVRGQLLVALCVGFLVGLGFWLVGVPLAASLGFLAGVFNLIPFVGVVVSGVPALLLAATGGLGKAALALLVMVAANQLEAHVLGPLIVGRATRLHPVTAIAAILTGGTLFGLWGALLAVPAAAFLKVVLEDYYKGSRFYREG; translated from the coding sequence ATGCGCGAGGCCTTCCTCAAGGTCTGGGAGAACCCGTACGTGCGGGTCGCCGCTTACCTCCTCTTCTTCTACGGCCTCTTCCTTTTGGTGGCGCGGGCCTGGCCCGCCCTTTCCGTGCTCCTCACCGCCTTCGCCTTCGCCTACCTCGTCCACCCCCTGGTCCAGGCCCTGGAAAGGCGCCGCCTGCCGCGGGCGGTCGGGGTGGTCCTCGTCTACCTGCTCCTCGGCCTCTTCCTCGCCCTGGCCTCCTTCCTCGCCGCCCAGACGGTGGTGGAGCTCTCCCGCCTGGCCCGGGACCTGCCCCGGCTTCTGGACCCCCTCTTGGCCTGGCTCGTGGCCCTGCCCGACCGGGCCCAGGCCGTGCCCGTCCCCGAAAGCCTGAGGCCCGTTCTGGAGGAGCTCACCCGGAACCTCCGGGGCCTCCTCCAGGGCTTTCTGGAGGCCCTCGTCCGCTGGCTCCAGGGGCTTCTGGCCCAGGGGGGAAGCCTCCTCGGGTTTTTCACCTCCCTCCTCGGCGGGGTTTTCCAGCTCTTCACCGCCTTGATCCTCTCCGCCTACTTCCTTTACGACCTTCCCCGCCTGGGCCGGGCGGCCCTCGCCGTCTTCCCCGAGCCCTACCAGCCCCTGGCCCAAGACCTCGCCGCCAAGCTCAACGCCAGCGTGGGCGGCTACGTGCGGGGGCAGCTTTTGGTGGCCCTTTGCGTGGGGTTTCTCGTGGGGCTCGGCTTCTGGCTCGTGGGGGTGCCCCTCGCGGCGAGCCTGGGGTTTTTGGCCGGGGTCTTCAACCTCATCCCCTTCGTGGGGGTGGTGGTCTCGGGGGTGCCCGCCCTGCTCCTCGCCGCCACCGGGGGGCTGGGGAAGGCGGCCTTGGCCCTTTTGGTCATGGTGGCGGCGAACCAGCTGGAGGCCCACGTCCTCGGGCCCCTCATCGTGGGGCGGGCCACCCGCCTTCACCCCGTCACGGCCATCGCCGCCATCCTTACGGGGGGCACCCTCTTCGGCCTCTGGGGGGCCCTCCTCGCCGTCCCCGCGGCCGCCTTCCTCAAGGTGGTCCTCGAGGACTACTACAAGGGAAGCCGCTTCTACCGCGAGGGCTGA
- a CDS encoding heme o synthase yields MKTPAWSRLAGYAWGVLLWNVLVALFGAYVRATGSGAGCGAHWPTCNGEVIPRAPQVETLIEFTHRATSGLAFLSVLALFLWALRAFPKGHPARFGAGLALFFMVTESLVGASLVLFGWTADNVSRERAVVQMVHLANTYFLLAALALTAWWASGGGPLRLRGQGAVGLALFLGLLALLFLGMSGAVTALGDLLFPVGSTLEALERSLTPGEHFLVRLRVLHPLIAVSVGLYVVFAGYLVAHLRPSPLTRRLAQGLAYLYGAQLLAGLINVALKAPVWMQILHLLLAYAIWLLFVFLATSALERGAKRVELGEGGEAVHRGTGGATWRDYLALTKPRVISLLLFTALFGALIAAKGWPGLGVFLAVALGGYMMAGAANAINMVVDRDIDARMKRTAKRPTVTQRVSSRDALLFAFALAVLGFAVLWWGANLLAATLALMGLIWYVLVYTLYLKRRTWHNIVIGGAAGAFPPLVGWAAVTGELSLFAWYLFALIFFWTPVHFWALALMIQDDYRAVGVPMLPVVLGERATVIQIALYALLTALISLMPLLLGELGLLYLAASLLLNALLLLKSLALYRRPERRTAVSLYKYSMLYLALLFAAMAVDRAV; encoded by the coding sequence ATGAAGACCCCTGCTTGGTCCAGACTCGCCGGCTACGCCTGGGGCGTCCTCCTCTGGAACGTCCTCGTGGCCCTCTTCGGGGCCTACGTGCGGGCCACGGGCTCGGGGGCGGGGTGCGGGGCCCACTGGCCCACCTGCAACGGGGAGGTGATCCCCCGCGCGCCCCAGGTGGAGACCCTCATTGAGTTCACCCACCGGGCCACCTCGGGCCTGGCCTTCCTCTCCGTCCTCGCCCTCTTCCTCTGGGCGCTCCGGGCCTTCCCCAAGGGGCACCCGGCCCGCTTCGGCGCCGGGCTTGCCCTCTTCTTCATGGTCACGGAGAGCCTGGTGGGGGCCTCCCTGGTCCTCTTCGGCTGGACGGCGGACAACGTAAGCCGGGAAAGGGCCGTGGTCCAGATGGTCCACCTGGCCAACACCTACTTCCTCCTCGCCGCCTTGGCCCTCACCGCCTGGTGGGCCTCCGGGGGAGGCCCCTTGCGCCTTCGGGGACAGGGGGCCGTGGGGCTCGCCCTCTTCCTCGGGCTTCTCGCCCTCCTCTTCCTGGGGATGAGCGGGGCGGTCACCGCCTTGGGAGACCTCCTCTTCCCCGTGGGGAGCACCCTCGAGGCCCTGGAGCGCTCCCTGACCCCGGGCGAGCACTTCCTGGTGCGCCTCAGGGTCCTCCACCCCCTGATCGCCGTGAGCGTGGGGCTCTACGTGGTCTTCGCCGGGTATTTGGTGGCCCACCTGCGGCCCTCTCCCCTCACAAGGCGCCTTGCCCAGGGGCTCGCGTACCTCTACGGGGCCCAGCTCCTCGCCGGCCTCATCAACGTGGCCTTAAAGGCCCCGGTCTGGATGCAAATCCTCCACCTCCTCCTGGCCTACGCCATCTGGCTCCTCTTCGTCTTCCTCGCCACCTCCGCCCTGGAACGGGGCGCGAAGCGGGTGGAGCTCGGCGAGGGCGGCGAGGCGGTCCACCGGGGCACGGGCGGGGCCACCTGGCGGGACTACCTCGCCCTCACCAAGCCCAGGGTGATCAGCCTTCTCCTCTTCACCGCCCTCTTCGGCGCCCTCATCGCCGCCAAGGGCTGGCCCGGCCTCGGGGTCTTTCTCGCCGTGGCCCTGGGAGGGTACATGATGGCCGGGGCGGCCAACGCCATCAACATGGTGGTGGACCGGGACATTGACGCCCGCATGAAGCGGACCGCCAAGCGGCCCACCGTAACCCAGCGGGTCTCCAGCCGGGACGCCCTCCTCTTCGCCTTCGCCCTCGCCGTCTTGGGGTTCGCCGTCCTCTGGTGGGGGGCGAACCTCCTCGCCGCCACCCTCGCCCTCATGGGCCTCATCTGGTACGTGCTGGTCTACACCCTCTACCTCAAGCGGCGCACCTGGCACAACATCGTCATCGGCGGGGCCGCCGGGGCCTTCCCGCCCCTCGTGGGCTGGGCTGCGGTCACCGGGGAGCTCAGCCTCTTCGCCTGGTACCTCTTCGCCCTCATCTTCTTCTGGACCCCGGTGCACTTCTGGGCCCTGGCCCTCATGATCCAGGACGACTACCGGGCGGTGGGGGTGCCCATGCTCCCCGTGGTCCTGGGGGAGCGGGCCACGGTGATCCAGATCGCCCTCTACGCCCTCCTCACCGCCCTGATCTCCCTGATGCCCCTCCTCCTCGGGGAGCTCGGCCTCCTCTACCTCGCGGCGAGCCTCCTCCTCAACGCCCTTCTCCTTCTGAAAAGCCTGGCCCTCTACCGCCGGCCCGAGCGGAGAACCGCGGTTTCCCTGTATAAATACTCCATGCTCTACCTGGCCCTGCTCTTCGCGGCCATGGCGGTAGACCGGGCAGTGTAA
- the coxB gene encoding cytochrome c oxidase subunit II, whose product MQRSFAALGLWGLSLAQEAHRVAITHPGGSFNQEVAFLFPWVYFFSFLIFLVVAGSLAYVTWKFRARPEDQEEPPQIHGNDRLEVVWTLIPLAIVFVLFGLTAKALIQVNRPIPGAMKVEVTGYQFWWDFHYPELGLRNSNELVLPAGVPVELEITSKDVIHSFWVPGLAGKRDAIPGQTTRISFEPKEPGLYYGFCAELCGASHARMLFRVVVLPKEEFDRFVEAAKASPAPVADERGQQVFQQNCAACHGVARSMPPAVIGPELGLWGNRTSLGAGIVENTPENLKAWIRDPAGMKPGVKMPGFPQLSEEDLDALVRYLEGLKVEGFDFGALPKF is encoded by the coding sequence ATGCAGAGAAGCTTCGCGGCGCTAGGTCTTTGGGGTCTGTCCCTGGCCCAGGAGGCCCACCGGGTGGCCATCACCCACCCGGGCGGCTCCTTCAACCAGGAGGTGGCCTTCCTCTTCCCTTGGGTCTACTTCTTCTCCTTCCTGATCTTCCTGGTGGTGGCCGGGTCCTTGGCGTACGTCACCTGGAAGTTCCGGGCAAGGCCCGAGGACCAGGAGGAACCTCCCCAGATCCACGGGAACGACCGCCTCGAGGTGGTCTGGACCCTGATCCCCCTGGCCATCGTCTTCGTCCTCTTCGGCCTCACGGCCAAGGCCCTCATCCAGGTGAACCGGCCCATCCCTGGGGCCATGAAGGTGGAGGTCACCGGGTATCAGTTCTGGTGGGACTTCCACTACCCCGAGCTCGGCCTGCGCAACTCCAACGAGCTCGTCCTCCCCGCCGGGGTACCCGTGGAGCTGGAGATCACCTCCAAGGACGTGATCCACTCCTTCTGGGTGCCGGGCCTCGCCGGGAAGCGGGACGCCATTCCGGGACAAACGACCCGGATCTCCTTTGAACCCAAGGAGCCCGGCCTCTACTACGGCTTCTGCGCCGAGCTCTGCGGGGCGAGCCACGCCCGCATGCTCTTCCGCGTCGTGGTCCTCCCCAAGGAGGAGTTTGACCGCTTCGTGGAGGCGGCCAAAGCCTCCCCGGCCCCCGTGGCCGATGAGCGGGGCCAGCAGGTCTTCCAGCAGAACTGCGCCGCCTGCCACGGCGTGGCCCGGAGCATGCCCCCCGCGGTCATCGGGCCCGAGCTTGGGCTTTGGGGCAACCGCACGAGCCTGGGGGCGGGCATCGTGGAGAACACCCCGGAAAACCTCAAGGCCTGGATCCGCGACCCCGCGGGGATGAAGCCCGGGGTGAAGATGCCCGGCTTCCCCCAGCTCTCCGAGGAGGACCTGGACGCTCTGGTGCGCTACCTGGAGGGGCTCAAGGTGGAGGGGTTTGACTTCGGGGCCCTGCCCAAGTTCTAA
- the ctaD gene encoding cytochrome c oxidase subunit I translates to MAITAKPKAGVWAVLWDLLTTVDHKKIGLMYTATAFFAFALAGVFSLLIRTQLAVPNNQFLTGEQYNQILTLHGATMLFFFIIQAGLTGFGNFVVPLMLGARDVALPRVNAFSYWAFLGAIVLALMSYFFPGGAPSVGWTFYYPFSAQSESGVDFYLAAILLLGFSSLLGNANFVATIYNLRAQGMSLWKMPIYVWSVFAASVLNLFSLAGLTAATLLVLLERKIGLSWFNPAVGGDPVLFQQFFWFYSHPTVYVMLLPYLGILAEVASTFARKPLFGYRQMVWAQMGIVVLGTMVWAHHMFTVGESTLFQIAFAFFTALIAVPTGVKLFNIIGTLWGGKLQMKTPLYWVLGFIFNFLLGGITGVMLSMTPLDYQFHDSYFVVAHFHNVLMAGSGFGAFAGLYYWWPKMTGRMYDERLGRLHFWLFLVGYLLTFLPQYALGYLGMPRRYYTYNADIAGWPELNLLSTIGAYILGLGGLVWIYTMWKSLRSGPKAPDNPWGGYTLEWLTASPPKAHNFDVKLPTEFPSERPLYDWKKKGVELKPEDPAHIHLPNSSFWPFYSAATLFAFFVAVAALPVPNVWMWVFLALFAYGLVRWALEDEYSHPVEHHTVTGKSNAWMGMAWFIVSEVGLFAILIAGYLYLRLSGAATPPEERPALWLALLNTFLLVSSSFTVHFAHHDLRRGRFNPFRFGLLVTIILGVLFFLVQSWEFYQFYHHSSWQENLWTAAFFTIVGLHGLHVVIGGFGLILAYLQALRGKITLHNHGTLEAASMYWHLVDAVWLVIVTIFYVW, encoded by the coding sequence ATGGCGATCACGGCAAAGCCGAAAGCGGGCGTTTGGGCGGTCCTTTGGGACCTGCTCACTACGGTGGACCACAAGAAGATCGGCCTCATGTACACGGCCACGGCCTTCTTCGCCTTCGCCCTGGCGGGGGTCTTCTCCCTCCTCATCCGCACCCAGCTGGCCGTGCCCAACAACCAGTTCCTCACCGGGGAGCAGTACAACCAGATCCTCACCCTGCACGGGGCCACCATGCTCTTCTTCTTCATCATCCAGGCCGGGCTCACCGGCTTCGGTAACTTCGTGGTGCCCCTGATGCTGGGGGCGCGGGACGTGGCCCTCCCCCGGGTGAACGCCTTCAGCTACTGGGCCTTCTTGGGGGCCATCGTCCTCGCCCTCATGAGCTACTTCTTCCCCGGCGGGGCCCCCAGCGTAGGCTGGACCTTCTACTACCCCTTCTCCGCCCAGTCGGAAAGCGGGGTGGACTTCTACCTGGCGGCCATCCTCCTTCTGGGCTTCTCCAGCCTCCTTGGTAACGCCAACTTCGTGGCCACCATCTACAACCTCCGGGCCCAGGGGATGAGCCTCTGGAAGATGCCCATCTACGTCTGGAGCGTCTTCGCCGCCAGCGTCCTCAACCTCTTCTCCCTGGCGGGGCTCACCGCAGCCACCCTCCTGGTGCTTCTGGAGCGGAAGATCGGCCTCTCCTGGTTCAACCCGGCCGTGGGCGGGGACCCCGTTCTCTTCCAGCAGTTCTTCTGGTTCTACTCCCACCCCACGGTCTACGTGATGCTCCTCCCCTACCTCGGCATCCTCGCCGAGGTGGCCTCCACCTTCGCCCGGAAGCCCCTCTTCGGCTACCGGCAGATGGTCTGGGCCCAGATGGGGATCGTGGTCCTGGGGACCATGGTCTGGGCCCACCACATGTTCACCGTGGGCGAGTCCACCCTCTTCCAGATCGCCTTCGCCTTCTTCACCGCCCTCATCGCCGTGCCCACGGGGGTCAAGCTCTTCAACATCATCGGCACCCTCTGGGGCGGGAAGCTGCAGATGAAGACCCCCCTCTACTGGGTTTTGGGCTTCATCTTCAACTTCCTCCTCGGGGGGATCACCGGGGTCATGCTCTCCATGACCCCCCTGGACTACCAGTTCCACGACTCCTACTTCGTGGTGGCCCACTTCCACAACGTCCTCATGGCGGGCTCCGGCTTCGGGGCCTTCGCCGGCCTTTACTACTGGTGGCCCAAGATGACGGGCCGGATGTACGACGAGAGGCTGGGCCGGCTCCACTTCTGGCTCTTCCTCGTGGGCTACCTCCTCACCTTCCTGCCCCAGTACGCCCTGGGCTACCTGGGGATGCCCCGGCGCTACTACACCTACAACGCCGACATCGCCGGCTGGCCCGAGCTCAACCTCCTCTCCACCATCGGCGCCTACATCCTGGGCCTGGGCGGGCTGGTCTGGATCTACACCATGTGGAAAAGCCTCCGCTCCGGCCCCAAGGCCCCCGACAACCCTTGGGGCGGTTACACCCTGGAGTGGCTCACCGCCTCGCCTCCCAAGGCCCACAACTTTGACGTGAAGCTTCCCACCGAGTTCCCCTCCGAAAGGCCCCTTTACGACTGGAAGAAGAAGGGGGTGGAGCTCAAGCCCGAGGACCCGGCCCACATCCACCTGCCCAACAGCTCCTTCTGGCCCTTCTACTCGGCAGCCACCCTCTTCGCCTTCTTCGTGGCGGTGGCGGCCCTCCCCGTGCCCAACGTCTGGATGTGGGTCTTCCTCGCCCTCTTCGCCTACGGCCTGGTGCGCTGGGCCCTGGAGGACGAGTACAGCCACCCGGTGGAGCACCACACCGTCACGGGCAAATCCAACGCCTGGATGGGGATGGCCTGGTTCATCGTTTCCGAGGTGGGCCTCTTCGCCATCCTCATCGCGGGCTACCTCTACCTGCGCCTCTCCGGGGCGGCCACGCCCCCTGAGGAAAGGCCCGCCCTGTGGCTTGCCCTCCTCAACACCTTCCTCCTGGTGAGCTCCTCCTTCACCGTGCACTTCGCCCACCACGACCTCCGCCGGGGCCGGTTCAACCCCTTCCGCTTCGGGCTTCTCGTCACCATCATTCTCGGCGTCCTCTTCTTCCTGGTGCAGTCCTGGGAGTTCTACCAGTTCTACCACCACTCCAGCTGGCAGGAGAACCTCTGGACCGCGGCCTTCTTCACCATCGTGGGCCTCCACGGCCTGCACGTGGTGATCGGAGGCTTCGGCCTGATCCTCGCTTACCTCCAGGCCCTAAGGGGCAAGATCACCCTCCATAACCACGGCACCCTCGAGGCCGCCAGCATGTACTGGCACCTGGTGGACGCCGTCTGGCTGGTGATCGTCACCATCTTCTACGTCTGGTAG